The following is a genomic window from Pseudomonas parafulva.
CGATCCCTGCCACGCCTAGCACTTGGTCCTGTTGCTCGTCGCTCAAGCCCTCCGCCGCTGGCCACAGGCGCTCCAACAAGGTCGTCTGCGACCATTGCTGCGCACGCTCGAACTGCAAGCGCCAGGCACGCTCGCCGTTATACTCCAGCGCCGGGCCGAAGCCTTGCGCATCGGAGCCATCGAGCAGGCGCCAAGGCCCATTGTTGCCTGCGGCCCAGACCCTGTAGCTCACATCCCGTGTGCGCCACCACAGGTGTGTGCCGTCTGCGTGCAAACCGTTTTCCAGTTCGATCGATACCGCCGGCGGTGGCGGCGCCTGATAGGGTGTCAAGTCATTGCGCCACAGGCGACGCTCACCGCGCGAGTTGGTGACAGGCTCCAAGCTCTCGACAAACTCACTGCGCACGAACTGTCGCGCCACCAGCGTCGCACCTGCCGCCAGGGCGGCGTTGACCGCCACGGTCTCGGCCACGCCCAGCAGGTGCTCCACCGCCTCGTAGCGATGACCAAGGGTCCAGTGCACGACGCCCTCGCACAACTGGCTCAAGGTCTGGCGAAGCAGATTGGCCAACAGCAAGGTGCCTATGACCGGCACGAACAGTCCGGCCAGTCCCATCACGCTCCAGCCTGCCGAGACCAGGGCCTGCTGCAGCCCAGCGCGGTGGGCGCTATCGGCCTGGGCAGTGGGGACGGCCAGCGCTCGCGCATCGTCGCGGATGCGCGACACCCGCACTCGCGCCAAGGATTCGAACAAGGCCCCTTGGCGATCAGCCACGGTCGGCTCCAGGTCGGGCTCCGGATCGAGCAGGCGCTTTTCCAGCCTGGCCAGCCAGTCGACCCGTGCCGATACCGAAACACGCGTGCACAGCCCCTGCAAGGTCTCAGGCTGCCTGGCCAGGCTGAGCAGAAAGTCGTTGACTGCACGCCAGCCGATGAACTGCCGCACCGGTTGCAAGGCATCGTCGGGCATCAGCAGCAGAACGCCGATGATCGGGGGCAGCATGGGCGGGGCATATAGCCCGCCCATGAACCCGCGCATCTCCACCGCCAGCACACCCGTCAGCGAGGCGCCGAGCACTTGCAACTCGGCGCATTGAACGAACCTGACATAGCGATGCCGAGTACGCCTGCCCGCTGCAAGGTCGAGCAAGAGTTGCTTCTCATCCTGCGGCAATTGCCGGCGAGCATCGGCAATCCGTGTGGCCAACACGAAAGAAGCGCGCAGGTCGTTCGCCAGGTCTTGCATGAACTGCGCATTGAAGACCGTCGACAGATGATCCTGGTAAGCGGCCCCCACATCGGTCTCGCGGCACACACTCACCACGCCAGCGCTGTCCTGGGTCAGCACGACTTCGGCCAATGCGGCCTGCGCGCTGGCCGGGTAGATCAGCGCAGTGCCCTCATAGAAAGACTCGTCACTGGAAAAATTCTGCATGAGCCTGGGCAAGGCCGGCTCCGAGACGAAATAGGGCTCATCCGACGGGAGCTGGTCCGGCTTGGCGGTGAATCGGCGGCGTTGTTCGCGCCACCACACCTTGTCCAGGTCGACGGTCAACAGCAATCGATGGTGCAGCGCATCTGCCAATCGCTGCCTGGCGAAGCGATCCAGCGGTTCGAGCGCAGAGAGCTGATGGGTCAATGCACGCCGATGCTTGCCATGCTCGGCGAAGGCATCGCGCAGGTCCATCAGTTGCTGCGCGCTGGCCTTGGCCAGCCACTCAGGCAAGATCTGCTGGATGAAGGGGTCAGTGGCATGGGAAATGTTGTCGTGGACCGAATCGTGCTGCATGGCGGGCAATCCAGGTGTGGGAAGCTCGCCACCTTCGCCCCCGTCTCTTGCGCAAATCAGACGGAATCGCTTGCCTGGCGGGTCTGCACCAGCGTGCGATAGTGCCCGGGGTTGCAGCCGAACCACTTGCGAAAGGCTTTGTAAAAAGAACTGGCATCGGCAAACCCAAGGCGCTCGGCAATCTCGGCCATCGCCACCTGCGACTCGCTCAGCCAGGCAATCGCCAACTCCCGTCGTGCGCTGTCCTTGAGCCCTTGGTAGGTCTGTCCCTCCTCGGCGAGACGGCGGCGTAACGTCGAGACCGACAGGCACAGTTGGGACGCCAGGCCGTCGGCGTCTGGCCAGGCGTCAGGGGGCAGGCGCAGCAGATCGCTGCGTATACGCCGCGCCAGGCTGTCGGGATCGCGGTACTTGACCAGGATGTTGGCCGGCGCCTGGGCCAGGAAACGCTGCAACTCCTGGGGTGTGCGGCGGATCGGCAGGGCCAGACAGTCCGCGGCGATGATCATGCGCGTACAGGGCCGGTCGAACTGCAGGTTCTCCGAGAACATCACGCGATAGTCGTCGCAGAAAGGCGGCTCAGCGCAGCGCAGCTCAATAGCCAGGATGGGGATGCGCCGCCCGGCCAGCCAGCACGCCACGCCGTGGACGATCATCCAGAAGGTGAAATAGGTGAACGCCCGGCGCGGCTCCTCGTGTGGCTCGCCCAAGACAATTTCAGCCAGGCTGTGCTGGCGCACCAGGGTGGGCTGCAGGTCGTCGAGCATCAACGTCAGAAATTCGAGCAGTGTCTCCAGCCCTTCACCGACACTCGGCTGCACCCTGCTCGCCCGACACATGAAGGCCAGACTGCCGCTGCGTAGACCCCTTCTGTCCATGGCGAAGAACTCGTCATTGCAGCGGCGCGCCAGTAGACGCCAGAGCCGCGCATAGGCCCGGGCAGATACCCGCGCGCTGGCCACTTGCAGCAGTTGCGGATCGATTCCGGCCCGGGTCAGCAACGCGGCCACGGGAGCGTCCTGTGGGCAGGACTGGACCAGCGCCTCGCGCACCAGTTGCATGGAAATGCTGTCTTTCTCGCTCATCGCCTGCCCAGATCGCCCTGTGCGAGCCATCTTAGAGGCAACGAAGAAAAACACCAGCCTCCCTGCGCTCAATCGCCCCGCTCGCCCGCCTCCCTGGCCAGTGCCTGCTGCGTCAAGGCCAAGGCCTTGGCCTGGACCGCGTTGTCACAGGCCTTGGCAATGGCTTTGGCCTGGGCATCGTACTGCGCGTCGGTCATGCTCTGGCGCTCGGCGTAGAGCGCCTCCATCTGCTCGGCGAACGGTTCGCGGATCAGGTCGAATGCACTCCTGTGGCGCCGTTGCAGATGATCGAACCAGAAGCTCCGTTGGCTGATGTCCAGCGCCAGGCCGTCGCTGGCTTCGGCCTCACGGACTGCGGCCTGGGCAGCGCTCAGGTCCTGCTGGCTGACATCGGCGATGGTCTCGAACTGCAACGTACGCGCCTGGCCGGGCAGGTCCAGTTCGCGCGCCAGCCCCACACGGTAGGCCAGGCTGACCTCGACCTGATCGACATCGATCCCGCGGGCCTCGCGTTGGCGCATGTCCTGCAGCGCATAGGCTTCCACTTGATCCAGGCGGAAGAACCGACGCGCCAGGCTCAACAACTGCGCTTCGGTATCGGCGCCTGCGGCATCCTCCACCGAGGCACTGAGCATATTCACCTCGAGCAAACCGAAATTGGAGATGACGCTGTCGACACAGGTACGCGGCTCACTGGCCAGGGCGAAGGTGCGCTCGCGCAAGGTGGTATTTTGCTCGAGCCTGTCGAACATCGACCACAACCGCGCCTCCAGATCAGCGCGGGCCAGGCGGAAGTCGCTGGTTTCGGTCAGTTCCGAGACGAGCGTGAAGAAGTCGCCACTGCCCGCTTCAGCCAGCAGGCGATTCCACTGCGCCGTGCGCAGGGCACGCTGGGTCGTATCCAGATGCTCCATCCAGCGGCTGATCTGGAAGGCATCGCCTTCGCTGCTCACTTCACTGTCGGAGGTCCTGCTGGGCTCGACCCACAACTCTCGGTAGACCTCCGGCAGCGGATTACCGGCCAGGAACAGCCTGCGCCGCCAATCCAGACGCTGGGTTCGCAGAGCGAGCGGTAAGTCGCTGATCTGGTTGTCGCGCAAATCCACGGACTCCAGAGATACGGCATGCTCCAGCGAACGTGGCACCTCGGTCAGACCGACGTCGCGCAAGCCCAATTGGCGCAGGCGCGGCAAACGGTCGAGCGCAAGGGTGAAATTGCCAAAGTGGTTGTCGCTCATATCCAGCACCTGCAGTCGCGGCAGGCCGGTCAGCAGCGCAAAGCTGGCGTCGTTCATTTGCAACTCATTGCTTGACAAGGTCAGTTCCCGCAAATGCCGGGTGTAGCTGAGCGCTTGCGGGAGCGCAGTGAGCGCGTTGTTGTCCAGATTCAGCGTCAACAGGCTGCGAAACGCCTGCAGGAAGCCGCTGGGGACATCACGAAGCTGCATGTTCGCCAAACTGACTTCGCTGACATGACTGAAACCGTCCTGCCCGCTCAAGTCTGGCAGGGCACCGGCAGCGATACCGGAGAGGTCCATGAACATGCCCGGATCGCCATTGGCCTGCGGCCGGCCCGCCTGCCCCTGGAAGCGCCAGCAGCGCTTGAGCTCGTCCGCCACCCTGCGCCGCTGCGGGCGGCGGGCCACGCTTTCGGTGCGTTCTACCCAGCGATCCAAGGTCTGCTCCAAGCGGGAGAACTCCCGCTCCAGATCCAGCAAAATCGTGAACGACGAGCCGGGCTGTTCGTCCAGCACTCGCAGGAACAGCTCCAATTGTCGCTCGCTGAAACCTGGATAGAGGCTGCGTACGCGGTCCTGCAACGTGCGCTCGGCAAGATGGTTGCTGGTCCCGCGTCCACTTAGCAGGTAGCCGAAGCGCCGATCCGGCAACGGTTTCGGCGCACGGAAGGTGGGCTTTGAAGCCATGATGCCCATCATTTCGTGGAGCGTGGCGCGGTCGCTGGGTAGACGCTGCTGCAGTCCTGCGCGAAGGGCTGCAACTCCGTGCTCGCCAGAGCACGCCAGGCGCGTGCGCTCGCCCTCCGGCAGGAAATGCCACAGCGTTTCGACGAGCCCCCTGGGCTGCGGGGGCATGGGGTACACCGGTACGCCGTTTTCATGAACCCACATCTGCCCGTCACGCCAGACCAGCACCTTGGGCATCACGCCCTCCTGTTGGGGATAAAGCTCGGCGACAAGCCTGCCTTGTGCCGAACCCTCGCGCACCTGGAAATTGATCTCCGGCGGCCAGGCAGGCGCTTGGCGCAACAGCGCGAACACCAACGTTGGCAGGTCCGGATGATAGGCATTGTTGAGGTAGAGGCCCTGCAAGGTGCGGCATACCCTTGCCTGCTGCAAGGCCAGCCTGGCCCGCTCGGCCAGGGCCAGGTCCAGGCTACCCTTGACCCTCAGCCGCTGCTGCTGCTGGGTGCTGGCCTGCTCGAGGAGCGCCGCAGCATAGGTATCGGGCAATCCGGGAAAGTCCCGCTGGATGATCGCCATCGCACCGTCTTTCGAGGCGCTTTCGCTCAAGTGCGCCATAAGTTTCTGTCGAAGCGCAGGCGCCTGGTCCAGAATGGCTTGCGTGCGCAGTGGTGCAGCGCGCTGCTCAACGGGCAATTGCTCCAGGCAGTACTCGAACAACTGAATGTCATGAAGTTGCGGCTTTTGCCCAGTGGCCAGGAAGAACTTGTCGATGCGGGTATCGGCCGCGAAACGCTGTAGCGTATCGCGCAACTGCATCGGCAACGGCCGCTGCTCACTTACCAACCGACGTAGTTCGGCATGCTCGATATCGGCGATCTTCAAGATCAAGTCGATGCGCGCGGCGTCCAGCTCCGAGGACACTGGCCACAGACGCTCCAACAGGCCAAAGCCGCCGTGCCACTCCTGCGGCCGCTGCCAGGCCAGACGCCAACCGTACTCACCGTTCCATTGCAGCGCCGGTGCGAACCCTGGCTGGCCATCCGTGCGCTCGAGGCGCCATTGACGGGTCAGCGGATCACGACGCACGGGATGAAAATGCCCCTCGTACAGCCACCAGCGCTGGTCGCCGTGATGATACAAACCGTCTGCACCAAGTGATGCGTGCGGCGGCTTGCGTGCCACGCGAAACGGTGCAAGATCTTGCGACCACAAGCTAGCCGTCTCCGAGGCCGGCTCCACCGGAACCAATTCATCGACGAATGCGCTGCGCTTGAAAGCACGCGCCACTGCCACCCCCCCTGCAGCGCCCAGGGCGTTCACGGCGACGACCTCCGCCACCCCTAGCATGTGTTCAAGGGCTTCATGCTGATGTCCCCGCGACCAGTCGTGCACCGACTCGTACAGTTCCTCGAGCACCTGAACCACGGTCGCAGCCAGCATGAGCTGTCCCAACTGGGGCACGAACACCGCAGCCAGTTGCAGCAGGTTCAACCCGACCTCCTGCAAGGTCTGCAGACGGTGCAATCTGACGTGGCTGTCAACGTCAGCCACCGGCACCAGCAAATAGCGAGCGTCCTCCTTGATCCGCGCCACCTGCAGCCTGGCGAGTTCATCGAACAGCTCAGCACCGGCCGCCTGCCCGGTCACCTCCAAGTCTGGGACCGGATCGCTCAGGCGTTTGCGCAGGAGCAGTTGCCACTGGCTTTTCGCCTCAAGCGCAATCAAGGCAAACAGAGCCTGAGCCTGCCGAGGATCCCTCAACAGGGTCACCAGATGGGCGTTGAGGTCCTCCAGATTGGCGAAGCGCTGCAGGGGATGGTGGGGCAGGTAGAGCAGCAAACCGGCGCTGGGGCGGGCCATGTGCTGCGATCCGGCATCGGACAGTTCGATGATCAGCGCGCCCAAGAGCGCGTGCCCCAGCACGGACAAGTGCTTGATGACCACCGCCGGCTGCCTGGGATTCGGCGCTGCCTGCTCGCCCAAGGTGTGCTTGAGGTTGACGACATCGGCTTCGGTGATGCCCTGCTGCAGGCCTGCGAGCTCGACCGCCAGGGCCAGACGCTTGCGCTGATCCTGCGCCAGCAACTGGCTAACCGATGCATTGAAGAAGGTCTGCAGGTAGGTTTGGTACTGCGCGCCGACATCGGCGGTACGGCACGCCTGCGCCAGTCGAGCACTGTCCACCACCACGGCCGCGGCGGCGGCCGAAGCGCCGCGGCGCGGTTCAATCAGCCCGCTCTTGGCATCGAAGCTCGACCCTGAAGGGAAGTTCTGCATCAGGTGGCTCATGGCCGTGTCGTAGGTGTAGTGGTCGCGTAGCGCTTCAGCGCCCATCATGCTGTAGCTGTCCCAGCGCTCCCGCCAGATCGCATGACGCAGGTCGACCTTGACCTTGAACGTGTGCTCCAGAACCGCGCTCAGCCGTTCGCGCGCGAAGGGTTCGGGGGCTGCCAGACTCTTGAACAGGGCCTGCAATCGATGCTCGATCACACGGTGGTCGTCGAAGCGGGTGCGCAACGCGGCAATCTGCTCGACAGACGCGGCATGCAGCCAGTCGAGCATGTGTTCGGAAATGAAGCGGTCGATGTGATCGGGTGAGGCGACGGCGCTAGCCATGTGAGGCTCCTGGTGAGGGATCGCTCACCACCTTGTCCGATCTCGGCCAGGGCGCTCAGCAGGAACTCTGCCCCGCCACCGCCTTCACGTACCGGCCAATGCCATGAACGCCTGGATCAGGCGCAGCTCGCGTCGGCGCTCCAGGCAGCCCACCCAGTGCTGATTGACCAGCCCCTCGCCCGTCAGACACAACGCTACCAACCTGGGGTCATGGGACAACTCGGTGGACGACACCACGCCGATCCCCAATTCAGCGGCCACGGCTTCGTTGACCGCCTCGCGACTGCCCAGCTCCAGCAACACCTGGGGTTGGATTCCGGCCACGGCGCAGGCCTTGTCGAAGGTGCGGCGAGTGACCGAACTCGGCTCGCGCAGCACCATGACCTGTTGCTCCAACGCGGACAGCGGCAGCGCCTGCTGCGAAACAGCCCAGCGGTGGCCGACCGGCAGCAGCACGCAGAGTCGCGACTGACACAGCGGCTGCAGGTACAGCCCCTTGCGCGGCTCGGTTTCAGTCAGTACAGCGACATCGACATGCTCGCCCAGTAGCGCCGCGAGGGTGTCCTGGGCATTGCCCAGGCGCAGGTTGACGCTG
Proteins encoded in this region:
- a CDS encoding NEL-type E3 ubiquitin ligase domain-containing protein produces the protein MASAVASPDHIDRFISEHMLDWLHAASVEQIAALRTRFDDHRVIEHRLQALFKSLAAPEPFARERLSAVLEHTFKVKVDLRHAIWRERWDSYSMMGAEALRDHYTYDTAMSHLMQNFPSGSSFDAKSGLIEPRRGASAAAAAVVVDSARLAQACRTADVGAQYQTYLQTFFNASVSQLLAQDQRKRLALAVELAGLQQGITEADVVNLKHTLGEQAAPNPRQPAVVIKHLSVLGHALLGALIIELSDAGSQHMARPSAGLLLYLPHHPLQRFANLEDLNAHLVTLLRDPRQAQALFALIALEAKSQWQLLLRKRLSDPVPDLEVTGQAAGAELFDELARLQVARIKEDARYLLVPVADVDSHVRLHRLQTLQEVGLNLLQLAAVFVPQLGQLMLAATVVQVLEELYESVHDWSRGHQHEALEHMLGVAEVVAVNALGAAGGVAVARAFKRSAFVDELVPVEPASETASLWSQDLAPFRVARKPPHASLGADGLYHHGDQRWWLYEGHFHPVRRDPLTRQWRLERTDGQPGFAPALQWNGEYGWRLAWQRPQEWHGGFGLLERLWPVSSELDAARIDLILKIADIEHAELRRLVSEQRPLPMQLRDTLQRFAADTRIDKFFLATGQKPQLHDIQLFEYCLEQLPVEQRAAPLRTQAILDQAPALRQKLMAHLSESASKDGAMAIIQRDFPGLPDTYAAALLEQASTQQQQRLRVKGSLDLALAERARLALQQARVCRTLQGLYLNNAYHPDLPTLVFALLRQAPAWPPEINFQVREGSAQGRLVAELYPQQEGVMPKVLVWRDGQMWVHENGVPVYPMPPQPRGLVETLWHFLPEGERTRLACSGEHGVAALRAGLQQRLPSDRATLHEMMGIMASKPTFRAPKPLPDRRFGYLLSGRGTSNHLAERTLQDRVRSLYPGFSERQLELFLRVLDEQPGSSFTILLDLEREFSRLEQTLDRWVERTESVARRPQRRRVADELKRCWRFQGQAGRPQANGDPGMFMDLSGIAAGALPDLSGQDGFSHVSEVSLANMQLRDVPSGFLQAFRSLLTLNLDNNALTALPQALSYTRHLRELTLSSNELQMNDASFALLTGLPRLQVLDMSDNHFGNFTLALDRLPRLRQLGLRDVGLTEVPRSLEHAVSLESVDLRDNQISDLPLALRTQRLDWRRRLFLAGNPLPEVYRELWVEPSRTSDSEVSSEGDAFQISRWMEHLDTTQRALRTAQWNRLLAEAGSGDFFTLVSELTETSDFRLARADLEARLWSMFDRLEQNTTLRERTFALASEPRTCVDSVISNFGLLEVNMLSASVEDAAGADTEAQLLSLARRFFRLDQVEAYALQDMRQREARGIDVDQVEVSLAYRVGLARELDLPGQARTLQFETIADVSQQDLSAAQAAVREAEASDGLALDISQRSFWFDHLQRRHRSAFDLIREPFAEQMEALYAERQSMTDAQYDAQAKAIAKACDNAVQAKALALTQQALAREAGERGD
- a CDS encoding AraC family transcriptional regulator — translated: MSEKDSISMQLVREALVQSCPQDAPVAALLTRAGIDPQLLQVASARVSARAYARLWRLLARRCNDEFFAMDRRGLRSGSLAFMCRASRVQPSVGEGLETLLEFLTLMLDDLQPTLVRQHSLAEIVLGEPHEEPRRAFTYFTFWMIVHGVACWLAGRRIPILAIELRCAEPPFCDDYRVMFSENLQFDRPCTRMIIAADCLALPIRRTPQELQRFLAQAPANILVKYRDPDSLARRIRSDLLRLPPDAWPDADGLASQLCLSVSTLRRRLAEEGQTYQGLKDSARRELAIAWLSESQVAMAEIAERLGFADASSFYKAFRKWFGCNPGHYRTLVQTRQASDSV
- a CDS encoding LysR substrate-binding domain-containing protein codes for the protein MNLFQLRAFDAVAREGSFTRAAERLFISQPAVTGHVKALEEHYQITLLRRTARRVELTEEGTRLAAITRAMFGLAEEAQVMLEANRQLLSGRLEVAADGPHRVMPILAKLRERYPGISVNLRLGNAQDTLAALLGEHVDVAVLTETEPRKGLYLQPLCQSRLCVLLPVGHRWAVSQQALPLSALEQQVMVLREPSSVTRRTFDKACAVAGIQPQVLLELGSREAVNEAVAAELGIGVVSSTELSHDPRLVALCLTGEGLVNQHWVGCLERRRELRLIQAFMALAGT